Proteins encoded in a region of the Trichosurus vulpecula isolate mTriVul1 chromosome 9, mTriVul1.pri, whole genome shotgun sequence genome:
- the HESX1 gene encoding homeobox expressed in ES cells 1 — protein sequence MALCATANSRTRQSLAESKASPRSFSIESILGLEPKKESSPAIPPARPWTDPCRPLGEDGNPCLSIPIFPSNSLLPHPGNYPIPEERILKFEKYVSASERLSFKRELSWYRGRRPRTAFTRNQIEVLENVFRVNSYPGIDVREDLARKLNLEEDRIQIWFQNRRAKLKRSHRESQFLMVKNNLNTNLSK from the exons ATGGCCCTCTGCGCAACCGCCAATTCCCGAACGCGGCAGAGCCTGGCCGAAAGCAAGGCCTCCCCTCGCTCCTTTTCCATCGAGAGCATTTTGGGACTAGAACCGAAGAAGGAGAGCAGCCCAGCCATCCCTCCCGCCAGACCCTGGACAGATCCCTGCCGCCCCTTAG GAGAAGATGGAAATCCATGCCTATCCATCCCCATCTTTCCCAGCAACAGCCTGCTCCCTCACCCTGGGAATTATCCTATACCAGAAGAAAGAATCTTGAAATTTGAGAAATATGTGTCAGCCTCAGAAAGACTGTCTTTTAAAAGAGAGCTGAGTTGGTATCGAGGCAGGAGACCAAGAACTGCTTTTACTAGGAACCAG ATTGAAGTACTGGAAAATGTCTTTAGAGTAAACTCCTACCCTGGTATTGACGTCAGAGAAGACTTGGCTCGGAAATTGAATTTGGAGGAAGACAGAATCCAG ATTTGGTTCCAAAATCGCCGGGCAAAGCTGAAAAGATCCCACAGAGAATCCCAGTTCCTAATggtgaaaaacaatttaaatacaaaCCTCTCCAAATAG